The genomic segment AGAAAGTGGCGTCGACAAGCATATTTTTATTTGGAACGCCCTTTACGGCGCTCCCACATGACCACTGCCGTGGAACGTGGCACATGAACCAGCTCGCCCCGTGGGCGGCCGTGAAGCAACTGCTCTTTCAGCTGCTCGTTTTCCACTTTGGCCTTACGTAGAGACTCTTTAAGATTTCTATTCTCTTCACCAAGCTCAATGATCGCCTTGATGCCGGCAAGGTTTACGCCCTCATCCTGGCTCAGGTGCTGGATCTTACGGAGCAGATCTACATCCGCCCGTGAATAACGGCGACCCCCGCCCCGAGTGCGCATCGGGGTCACCAGCCCCAGACGATCATAAGTTCTCAACGTCTGGGCATGCATGCCAGCGAGCTCAGCGGCGACAGAGATAACGAAAACTTCCCCTTGGAAATCAGCACGATCAAATTGACCATCACCAGTGGAATTCTTCGGTGTGGATGTCATATTTCGTCACCCCCTTTCTCAAGGAGAACTTTTTAACGGTTCTGGCCTGCCCAATTAGCGCGGGGATCAAATCCTGAGTTGGTTTCTGCTTCAGCATAAACTCGAAGTGCTTCCGCTGCGGCATCATCCAGGTTTTTCGGCACAGATACTTGAACAGTCACCATTAAATCTCCGGTGGAATCACGAGATTCAATGCCACGACCACGAACGCGCAGAGTACGACCATCAGGTGTACCTGCAGGCAACTTCAATTTCACTGGTTTGTTCAAAGTTGGGACTGAAATTGCCGCTCCAAGGGCCAATTCGCTAAAGCTCACCGGAATGGTGATCAAAATATTGTTTCCGTCACGGATGAACACATCATCTTTTTTCACGTGGACTTTCACAAACAGATCACCAGCTGGTTTACCATTCGGACCTGCTTCACCTTGGCCTGCGAGACGAACTTTTTGGCCATCTTCCACGCCAGCTGGAATGCGAACTGTGATGGAACGAGACTTCCGAAGAGTGCCTCTACCATGACAATTATCGCAAGGATCAGTAATTACTTCGCCGGTTCCGCCACAAACAGTACATGGTGCAGAGAATCCAAAAGCACCCTTATTTTCCGAGGTGAATCCGGAACCATCACAGGAACCACACTTAGCTGGGTGGCCTGATTTGGAACCTGATCCATGGCAGGTGTTGCACGGTGCATCTCCAGTGAGTTCCACTGGAATGGTGGTGCCTTTCGCTGCCTCAATGAAAGAGAGAGTGATGTCGGTTTCTACATCCGCCCCCCGCGTCGGCCTAGCTGACTGGCGAGGACTAGCGCCGCGGTTGAAAAGGCCACCGAAGATATCGCCCAGACCGCCGTCCGCAGAAAACCCTCCACCTTGTCCTCCGGCTCCTCCGAATGGACTGTCGAATCCTCCCGTCGACGTGCGAAACCCACCGGGGAATCCGGCACCTCCGCTTCCGAATCCTCCGCGGATTCCGCCAGACGCTAGGAGCGCTTTGAGCTCATCGTATTCTTTTCGTTTTTGCTCATCACCGAGTACGTCATAAGCCTCGGCTGCTTTTTTGAATCGATCTTCAGCAGCCTTGTCACCTGGATTTTTGTCTGGGTGATTTTCCCGAGCAAGCTTGCGGTAAGCCTTTTTGATCTCATCTTCCGGTGCGGACGAGGAGACCCCCAGGTCTGCGTAATAGTTTTTATTTGCCCATTCGCTGTTGTTCACTGGGCATCCCCTCCTTCCAAGAAGTCTTATATGCGTGAATTATATGTAATTTTTTAAGTTATTTTAACTTCAACGTGTGTTGTCCTAGACCGGCGGATACCTTCACATGACTATGAAGATATCCGCCGGTGTTTCAAGGAATTTCACCTCAAGCCGTGGACAACGGCGGTAAAACTACTGATTGAGAAAACTTAGTTCTCTGAATCAGTCTCTGGATCTCCAATGAGAACCATTGCGGTGCGGATAATGCGGTCGCCGAGGCGATAGCCCTTGCGGAGCACCGTTCCCAGAACCTTGACATCACCCTGGGAGAGATCCTGTACTGCTTCATGGATCTCTGGATCGAACTCTTCGCCGACAACACCGAAGGATT from the Corynebacterium crudilactis genome contains:
- a CDS encoding heat shock protein transcriptional repressor HspR, translating into MTSTPKNSTGDGQFDRADFQGEVFVISVAAELAGMHAQTLRTYDRLGLVTPMRTRGGGRRYSRADVDLLRKIQHLSQDEGVNLAGIKAIIELGEENRNLKESLRKAKVENEQLKEQLLHGRPRGELVHVPRSTAVVMWERRKGRSK
- the dnaJ gene encoding molecular chaperone DnaJ; amino-acid sequence: MNNSEWANKNYYADLGVSSSAPEDEIKKAYRKLARENHPDKNPGDKAAEDRFKKAAEAYDVLGDEQKRKEYDELKALLASGGIRGGFGSGGAGFPGGFRTSTGGFDSPFGGAGGQGGGFSADGGLGDIFGGLFNRGASPRQSARPTRGADVETDITLSFIEAAKGTTIPVELTGDAPCNTCHGSGSKSGHPAKCGSCDGSGFTSENKGAFGFSAPCTVCGGTGEVITDPCDNCHGRGTLRKSRSITVRIPAGVEDGQKVRLAGQGEAGPNGKPAGDLFVKVHVKKDDVFIRDGNNILITIPVSFSELALGAAISVPTLNKPVKLKLPAGTPDGRTLRVRGRGIESRDSTGDLMVTVQVSVPKNLDDAAAEALRVYAEAETNSGFDPRANWAGQNR